The proteins below are encoded in one region of Syntrophotalea carbinolica DSM 2380:
- a CDS encoding ammonium transporter, with the protein MFRIPFILATALSLTALPAMAQAAESANPGDTAWMLISTALVFLMMPGLALFYAGMVRAKNVLSTSMHTFAALAIIGVQWVVIGYSLAFGGEGPLIGGFGNMFLNGITPGSLEGTIPTYVFVMFQGMFAIITAALISGAVAGRMKFSSYCIFILLWSTLVYDPLAHWVWGSGGWLLEMGALDFAGGTVVHLSSGLSALLLAIFLGKRHGFPHERMAPHNLPMTLLGAGLLWFGWFGFNAGSALSAGANAGLAFATTQTAAAAGALSWLLLEWRLAGKPSALGAASGIVAGLVVVTPAAGFVTPGWALVMGLMAGAVCYGGVMLKHKLGYDDSLDAFGVHGIGGAFGAVATGIFATVGATSLLTGDLHQLWIQIVGVLAAGAYAVIVTIALLWILKKTIGLRVNHDEEIIGLDQTLHSESGYDL; encoded by the coding sequence ATGTTTCGCATTCCCTTTATCCTAGCCACCGCACTCTCCCTAACAGCGCTGCCAGCCATGGCTCAGGCTGCAGAAAGCGCCAACCCGGGCGATACCGCCTGGATGCTTATTTCCACCGCACTGGTTTTTCTTATGATGCCCGGCCTGGCCCTGTTTTACGCCGGCATGGTACGCGCCAAAAATGTCCTTTCCACCAGCATGCACACCTTTGCCGCACTGGCGATTATCGGTGTGCAATGGGTGGTCATCGGCTACAGCCTGGCATTCGGAGGCGAAGGTCCTCTGATCGGCGGATTCGGCAACATGTTTTTAAACGGCATCACCCCAGGCAGCTTAGAAGGCACCATCCCCACCTATGTGTTTGTCATGTTCCAGGGCATGTTCGCCATCATTACGGCTGCGCTCATTTCCGGAGCCGTGGCCGGCCGCATGAAGTTTTCCAGTTACTGCATTTTCATTCTTCTGTGGTCCACTCTGGTTTACGATCCGCTGGCGCACTGGGTTTGGGGATCAGGCGGCTGGTTGCTTGAAATGGGGGCCCTCGATTTCGCCGGCGGTACTGTTGTCCATCTTTCATCCGGCCTTTCAGCGTTACTGCTGGCAATATTTCTGGGCAAACGACACGGCTTTCCCCATGAACGCATGGCTCCCCATAACCTGCCCATGACCCTGCTTGGGGCGGGCTTGCTATGGTTCGGCTGGTTCGGCTTCAATGCCGGCAGTGCCCTGTCTGCTGGGGCTAACGCCGGTCTCGCTTTCGCCACCACCCAGACCGCAGCTGCGGCCGGTGCCCTCTCCTGGCTGCTGCTCGAATGGCGGCTGGCTGGCAAGCCCAGCGCACTGGGCGCAGCTTCTGGGATCGTGGCCGGCCTGGTCGTGGTTACTCCTGCCGCCGGCTTTGTCACTCCCGGATGGGCTCTGGTCATGGGCCTCATGGCGGGCGCCGTCTGCTACGGCGGCGTCATGCTCAAACACAAACTCGGCTATGACGACTCTCTGGATGCCTTCGGCGTACACGGCATCGGCGGTGCTTTCGGCGCCGTCGCCACAGGTATCTTCGCCACCGTGGGCGCCACCAGCCTGCTTACCGGCGACCTGCACCAGCTCTGGATTCAGATCGTTGGCGTACTGGCAGCGGGGGCCTACGCCGTCATTGTCACCATCGCCCTACTGTGGATCCTCAAGAAAACCATCGGCCTGCGCGTCAACCACGACGAGGAGATCATTGGCCTCGATCAGACCCTGCATTCCGAAAGCGGATACGACTTATAA